The following are encoded together in the Equus quagga isolate Etosha38 chromosome 1, UCLA_HA_Equagga_1.0, whole genome shotgun sequence genome:
- the NOXA1 gene encoding NADPH oxidase activator 1 isoform X2 codes for MGRGRPQAGSVAMREGGAGLGRGVVRPGGAGPLRPLARGSAGGAAHLEPTDTPAPSVRCPLRPSPLPGSEGTLPPPPQTPAQLGGHPPPAPARCPVRRAPQPLLRGPRPGPPTGGLPHGTPPRRPRPVPEAPTSAVAGRVLAAMPSLGDQVRDWHQGAQAVARGDWSCALRLFSGIPEPPARMCFNVGCVHLLAGDPEAALRAFDQAVTKDACMAVGFFQRGVANFQLERFQEALSDFRLALAQLRGNATIDYTQLGLRFQLQAWEVLFNVAAAQCGLGLWAEATHSLEEAISKGPEGARNSLDTALGQVQKQAPLQPRRVPRGEVFRPQRRHLEHLEPVDFLGKAKVVTSSIPEDQHKGVWRQRPQVQDTAGETRPGTAPRAGETGPCRAGTPHGPRMPPDAEMIPCDKWRPRVEQAGKQVPPGLLAAGGLSPGPSEDPAGAGGMAAEDPEALVTITVQCAFTLALKAPRGADVSSLRALLSRALPHQAQQGQLSYRDPSDDGHWVPLCGEEVLQRAWRDVAGGPGGLRIQCRGVGGRPVLYQVVAQHSYRAQGPEDLDLQPGDTVDVLCEVDQEWLEGHCDSRVGIFPKCFVVQAGC; via the exons ATGGGGAGGGGCCGGCCGCAGGCTGGGAGCGTGGCCATGCGGGAGGGCGGGGCCGGCCTGGGGAGGGGCGTGGTCAggccgggaggggcggggccgctCCGCCCCTTGGCGCGGGGCTCGGCAGGAGGTGCGGCGCACCTGGAACCCACCGACACTCCCGCGCCCAGTGTCCGGTGCCCTCTCCGCCCCAGCCCTCTGCCCGGCTCTGAGggcaccctcccacccccaccccaaacccccGCCCAGCTCGGAGGGCAtcccccaccagccccagcccGCTGCCCGGTTCGGAgggccccccagcccctgctccgaGGTCCTCGGCCCGGTCCTCCCACGGGAGGTCTCCCTCACGGGACCCCACCCCGCCGACCGCGCCCCGTCCCGGAAGCGCCGACCTCCGCTGTAGCCGGCCGTGTCCTCGCTGCCATGCCCTCGCTTGGGGACCAGGTGCGCGACTGGCACCAGGGCGCGCAGGCCGTGGCGCGCGGGGACTGGAGCTGCGCCCTGCGGCTCTTCTCGGGAATCCCAGAGCCGCCTGCCAGGATGTGCTTCAACGTGGGCTGCGTGCACCTGCTGGCCGGGGACCCAGAGGCCGCGCTGCGG GCATTTGACCAAGCGGTGACCAAGGACGCCTGCATGGCCGTCGGCTTCTTCCAGCGAGGAGTGGCCAACTTCCAGCTGGAGAG gtTCCAGGAGGCCCTGTCCGACTTCCGGCTGGCCCTGGCACAGCTGAGGGGTAATGCCACCATCGACTACACACAGCTGGGCCTGCGGTTCCAGCTGCAGGCCTGGGAG GTGCTGTTCAATGTGGCTGCAGCACAGTGTGGGCTAGGGCTCTGGGCCGAGGCCACACACAGCCTAGAGGAAGCCATCTCCAAGGGGCCAGAAGGGGCCCGCAACAGCCTGGACACTGCCCTGGGCCAAGTGCAG AAACAGGCCCCATTGCAGCCCCGGCGAGTCCCCAGGGGCGAGGTCTTCCGGCCCCAAAGGCGGCACCTGGAGCACCTGGAGCCTGTGGATTTCTTGGGCAAGGCCAAG GTGGTCACCTCCAGCATCCCTGAGGACCAGCACAAGGGCGTCTGGCGCCAGCGGCCCCAG GTTCAGGATACAGCTGGTGAAACCAGACCTGGGACTGCCCCACG GGCTGGCGAGACAGGCCCCTGCAGAGCTGGCACCCCCCATGGCCCCAGGATGCCCCCCGATGCAGAGATGATCCCCTGCGACAAGTGG AGGCCCCGCGTGGAGCAAGCTGGCAAACAGGTTCCTCCAG GGCTGCTGGCAGCTGGCGGGTTGAGCCCTGGCCCCTCTGAGGATCCCGCAGGTGCTGGG GGCATGGCTGCCGAGGACCCCGAGGCCTTGGTGACCATCACGGTGCAGTGCGCCTTCACCCTGGCCCTGAAGGCCCCGAGAGGTGCAGACGTGTCCAGCCTGCGGGCCCTGCTGAGCCGGGCCCTCCCTCACCAGGCTCAGCAAGGGCAGCTCAG TTACCGAGACCCCAGTGATGACGGCCACTGGGTTCCCCTCTGCGGGGAGGAGGTGCTGCAGAGGGCCTGGCGGGACGTGGCTGGTGGCCCTGGGGGGCTGCGGATCCAGTGCCGG GGAGTGGGCGGCCGGCCTGTCCTCTACCAGGTGGTGGCCCAGCACAGCTACCGTGCCCAGGGGCCTGAGGACCTGGACCTCCAGCCGGGGGACACCGTGGATGTCCTGTGTGAAG TGGACCAGGAGTGGCTGGAGGGCCACTGTGACAGCCGCGTTGGCATCTTCCCCAAGTGCTTTGTGGTCCAGGCTGGCTGCTGA
- the NOXA1 gene encoding NADPH oxidase activator 1 isoform X1: protein MGRGRPQAGSVAMREGGAGLGRGVVRPGGAGPLRPLARGSAGGAAHLEPTDTPAPSVRCPLRPSPLPGSEGTLPPPPQTPAQLGGHPPPAPARCPVRRAPQPLLRGPRPGPPTGGLPHGTPPRRPRPVPEAPTSAVAGRVLAAMPSLGDQVRDWHQGAQAVARGDWSCALRLFSGIPEPPARMCFNVGCVHLLAGDPEAALRAFDQAVTKDACMAVGFFQRGVANFQLERFQEALSDFRLALAQLRGNATIDYTQLGLRFQLQAWEVLFNVAAAQCGLGLWAEATHSLEEAISKGPEGARNSLDTALGQVQKQAPLQPRRVPRGEVFRPQRRHLEHLEPVDFLGKAKVVTSSIPEDQHKGVWRQRPQVQDTAGETRPGTAPRAGETGPCRAGTPHGPRMPPDAEMIPCDKWRPRVEQAGKQVPPGLLAAGGLSPGPSEDPAGAGGMAAEDPEALVTITVQCAFTLALKAPRGADVSSLRALLSRALPHQAQQGQLSLCPCIGWQSLLPTPRGLFAVTETPVMTATGFPSAGRRCCRGPGGTWLVALGGCGSSAGEWAAGLSSTRWWPSTATVPRGLRTWTSSRGTPWMSCVKWTRSGWRATVTAALASSPSALWSRLAADCEEPLAPSLARSP, encoded by the exons ATGGGGAGGGGCCGGCCGCAGGCTGGGAGCGTGGCCATGCGGGAGGGCGGGGCCGGCCTGGGGAGGGGCGTGGTCAggccgggaggggcggggccgctCCGCCCCTTGGCGCGGGGCTCGGCAGGAGGTGCGGCGCACCTGGAACCCACCGACACTCCCGCGCCCAGTGTCCGGTGCCCTCTCCGCCCCAGCCCTCTGCCCGGCTCTGAGggcaccctcccacccccaccccaaacccccGCCCAGCTCGGAGGGCAtcccccaccagccccagcccGCTGCCCGGTTCGGAgggccccccagcccctgctccgaGGTCCTCGGCCCGGTCCTCCCACGGGAGGTCTCCCTCACGGGACCCCACCCCGCCGACCGCGCCCCGTCCCGGAAGCGCCGACCTCCGCTGTAGCCGGCCGTGTCCTCGCTGCCATGCCCTCGCTTGGGGACCAGGTGCGCGACTGGCACCAGGGCGCGCAGGCCGTGGCGCGCGGGGACTGGAGCTGCGCCCTGCGGCTCTTCTCGGGAATCCCAGAGCCGCCTGCCAGGATGTGCTTCAACGTGGGCTGCGTGCACCTGCTGGCCGGGGACCCAGAGGCCGCGCTGCGG GCATTTGACCAAGCGGTGACCAAGGACGCCTGCATGGCCGTCGGCTTCTTCCAGCGAGGAGTGGCCAACTTCCAGCTGGAGAG gtTCCAGGAGGCCCTGTCCGACTTCCGGCTGGCCCTGGCACAGCTGAGGGGTAATGCCACCATCGACTACACACAGCTGGGCCTGCGGTTCCAGCTGCAGGCCTGGGAG GTGCTGTTCAATGTGGCTGCAGCACAGTGTGGGCTAGGGCTCTGGGCCGAGGCCACACACAGCCTAGAGGAAGCCATCTCCAAGGGGCCAGAAGGGGCCCGCAACAGCCTGGACACTGCCCTGGGCCAAGTGCAG AAACAGGCCCCATTGCAGCCCCGGCGAGTCCCCAGGGGCGAGGTCTTCCGGCCCCAAAGGCGGCACCTGGAGCACCTGGAGCCTGTGGATTTCTTGGGCAAGGCCAAG GTGGTCACCTCCAGCATCCCTGAGGACCAGCACAAGGGCGTCTGGCGCCAGCGGCCCCAG GTTCAGGATACAGCTGGTGAAACCAGACCTGGGACTGCCCCACG GGCTGGCGAGACAGGCCCCTGCAGAGCTGGCACCCCCCATGGCCCCAGGATGCCCCCCGATGCAGAGATGATCCCCTGCGACAAGTGG AGGCCCCGCGTGGAGCAAGCTGGCAAACAGGTTCCTCCAG GGCTGCTGGCAGCTGGCGGGTTGAGCCCTGGCCCCTCTGAGGATCCCGCAGGTGCTGGG GGCATGGCTGCCGAGGACCCCGAGGCCTTGGTGACCATCACGGTGCAGTGCGCCTTCACCCTGGCCCTGAAGGCCCCGAGAGGTGCAGACGTGTCCAGCCTGCGGGCCCTGCTGAGCCGGGCCCTCCCTCACCAGGCTCAGCAAGGGCAGCTCAG CCTCTGCCCCTGCATAGGGTGGCAGTCCCTGCTGCCCACTCCGAGGGGTCTCTTTGCAGTTACCGAGACCCCAGTGATGACGGCCACTGGGTTCCCCTCTGCGGGGAGGAGGTGCTGCAGAGGGCCTGGCGGGACGTGGCTGGTGGCCCTGGGGGGCTGCGGATCCAGTGCCGG GGAGTGGGCGGCCGGCCTGTCCTCTACCAGGTGGTGGCCCAGCACAGCTACCGTGCCCAGGGGCCTGAGGACCTGGACCTCCAGCCGGGGGACACCGTGGATGTCCTGTGTGAAG TGGACCAGGAGTGGCTGGAGGGCCACTGTGACAGCCGCGTTGGCATCTTCCCCAAGTGCTTTGTGGTCCAGGCTGGCTGCTGACTGTGAGGAGCCCCTCGCCCCCAGCCTGGCAAGATCACCCTAA